TTCTGGAACTATGCCTCGCTTTATCAGGTATTCCCTCAAGTCTTTATTACTGCTCACATGTTCTTTTGTAATATTTTCTTCTCCTTGGAGGTCTTTCGATCGTACATTAAAATTAGTGACTTCCGTAGCTAAATATTTTGCAGCAATAGTTACTGTTGGTAGAAAATCGGCAAGAGGTCGGTTTTTTGGAATATCAAATTTCAGCTTCATCTGCTCTGTAGTATTTCCCCCAAAGAGCACCTTGTCTCCCCTACTCCGTATCCTTCCAAACCCTCGGCTATCTACCCCTCGTTCATAGATCAATTGGCTCAGCTCCTTCTCCGATCTGGTTAGTTTTTTTCGTGCCTGAAGTCGCTCGTTAAGCTTGATCCTCTCCTCTATCAGTTCTTGTTTCCGCGTCTGGATAGCAAAATAACTTTGGGCAAACGCCACTTCTTCTTTGCGTGCATCTCCATTTTGGGCAATCAAGTAACAAGCGTAACGGGTAAGCATCACATCTGCTATTTCCCGCTGTCCTCCTTTACCCAATTCGATCATTTTCGTGACGCCACGAAAATGATCGCCTGCCGTTTCCCCAGCATTCTCAGCAGCTTCACGAGCCCGCTCTATTAGCTTAGGAAAATTCTCCCACCTATCGTAGCCGAGTACCTTGTATAGGTCACGGGCAAACCAAAACTCCACCTCATCTATCACTCGAACTATTTCCTCAAAATCGTCCTTCAGTCTTTGGATCTTATCAGTTTTCATAAGCTATCTTTTATAAGGGACATTTTGACCTTTATGCCCCTATGTACTCTTTTTTTAACTTTTCTAGCTCTTTCAGGAGTTTTTCATAAAGTTTTTGGTTATCCTCCCCTATCCCCATTTTATTCAAATACCTAATTGCTTTTTTCTTCTGCTTCTCAAAATTCAAATTTGCTGGAGGTGTCGAAGTCTCAACGGCAGCCGTTTTGGAAGACGATGCAGTCAGAATATCTTCCACGGAATTGATCTCTCCTACCCTATCCAACTTCGCCATTGCTTGAATATCCCCCTTCTTCACTTTCACTTTTCCAGCTAATATATCTTGCTTAAGTGCCGCGTGTGCCTCTCCTATTTTTTCTAGACCTTCCGCATAAAGTGCATCGCGTTTAATCGTTTTTTCACTTACATTAAACTCCTTTGCCAGCTTTCCCGAAGTTGTCCCCGAATCAAAAGGGACATTTTGACCTTTTTGCTCTGCCCGTTCATATTTTCCCTTCTCCTTTTTTTCATTATTGTACTTCAAGCCTCGCAAGTAAGATGCTTGTTCTGGAGTAAGGTTCCTACGTCCCAACTGGTTGTCTATCATGTATTCCCGCACTTCTTCCATAGTGGAAAAATGCAGCAACTTGATATTGAAATCAAGCCCATGCTTAGTACAAATCCCATGTCTGTTATGCCCATCTATGAGAACATACTCCTCATCTTTCTCCCAAACCAGTAATGCATCCCGACAACCATTTTTGAGAATATTTTGCTCCAATGCTTCAAATTCATCCGCTCGCAAAGGTGGGATAAGATGCAATAACTCAGGCAAAATCGTAATATTTTGCTTGATGCCCGTCGTCTTGATTA
This genomic window from Flammeovirgaceae bacterium SG7u.111 contains:
- the dinD gene encoding DNA damage-inducible protein D; the protein is MKTDKIQRLKDDFEEIVRVIDEVEFWFARDLYKVLGYDRWENFPKLIERAREAAENAGETAGDHFRGVTKMIELGKGGQREIADVMLTRYACYLIAQNGDARKEEVAFAQSYFAIQTRKQELIEERIKLNERLQARKKLTRSEKELSQLIYERGVDSRGFGRIRSRGDKVLFGGNTTEQMKLKFDIPKNRPLADFLPTVTIAAKYLATEVTNFNVRSKDLQGEENITKEHVSSNKDLREYLIKRGIVPEELPPEEDIKKLERRVKSADKKLLKDEKKKQS